Proteins from a genomic interval of Sphingobacterium lactis:
- the pth gene encoding aminoacyl-tRNA hydrolase, whose amino-acid sequence MNYLIVGLGNIGREYADTRHNIGFMVADELANQAGSTWSTLKHAYYTEYKQRGHNVVVIKPTTFMNLSGKAVNYWMHELKVPIQNVLVIVDDLAIPFGSLRIKPKGSAAGHNGLRSIEASVGSQHYPRLRFGIGDNFSKGRQVDYVLGPFDKEEARELPALIEHAVKMVNSFINIGIELTMTNLNTK is encoded by the coding sequence ATGAATTATTTGATCGTAGGCTTAGGGAATATCGGCAGGGAATATGCCGACACGAGACATAACATTGGTTTTATGGTAGCGGATGAGCTTGCCAACCAAGCGGGCAGCACCTGGTCTACGCTGAAGCATGCGTACTATACGGAGTACAAGCAGCGCGGCCACAATGTGGTGGTGATCAAACCTACGACATTCATGAACCTGAGTGGGAAAGCCGTTAACTATTGGATGCACGAGCTGAAGGTGCCCATCCAGAATGTTTTGGTTATCGTTGATGACCTGGCGATACCGTTCGGATCACTGCGCATTAAACCCAAGGGTTCTGCAGCCGGGCACAATGGTCTTCGCTCCATAGAAGCCAGTGTCGGTAGCCAGCATTACCCACGTCTGCGTTTCGGGATTGGCGACAATTTTTCAAAGGGCCGTCAGGTGGACTATGTCCTGGGTCCGTTCGATAAAGAGGAAGCCCGTGAGCTCCCGGCCCTGATCGAGCATGCCGTGAAAATGGTGAACAGCTTCATCAACATCGGGATCGAGTTGACCATGACCAACCTGAACACCAAATAA
- the azu gene encoding azurin, translating to MKKLFNIGSIALLTSLVIASCGNADQGKSSEVDHSAHTTEATAETSAPASTPSTTAAATSNTITVESNDQMQFNVSELHVKAGEPVSLTLKHVGKMDKKVMGHNLIVLKSGADVAKFTEEALKAQATDYIPQSSDIVAHTDLIGGGEESKIEFTLDKAGTYDFICSFPGHAGIMKGKIIAE from the coding sequence ATGAAAAAATTATTCAACATCGGATCAATCGCATTATTAACCAGTTTAGTGATCGCTTCATGCGGCAACGCGGACCAAGGAAAGTCCAGCGAAGTCGACCATAGCGCACATACAACGGAAGCAACCGCTGAAACGTCAGCACCTGCGTCCACCCCGTCAACAACGGCTGCCGCAACGTCAAACACGATAACTGTGGAAAGCAACGACCAAATGCAATTCAATGTGAGTGAACTGCACGTCAAAGCTGGAGAGCCTGTAAGCCTGACGCTAAAACATGTCGGCAAAATGGATAAAAAAGTAATGGGCCATAACCTTATCGTCCTGAAATCAGGGGCTGATGTCGCCAAGTTTACCGAAGAAGCCTTGAAAGCACAAGCGACTGACTATATCCCGCAATCCAGCGATATCGTCGCGCATACCGACCTGATCGGTGGCGGGGAAGAGAGTAAGATCGAATTTACACTGGATAAAGCTGGGACCTACGATTTCATCTGTTCGTTCCCAGGCCATGCCGGAATCATGAAAGGAAAGATTATAGCCGAATAG
- a CDS encoding nitric-oxide reductase large subunit produces MTREKKLWWSFILVVLISFGVLLYYGYEIYQVAPPVPEAVVDENGEQLFTGDDIRDGQNIWQSIGGQEVGSIWGHGAYVAPDWTADYLHREALHILGIYAQREYAKPYDALQEEQQALLSTRLKKNIRKNTYDPATKTLTIDADRIAAYRELSAYYAGLFTDDPKFDQLRKDYAIPVNSIQDATRMQQMNAFFFWATLATVTNRPDAEVSYTHNWPNEKLVGNEMTMDLLAWSGVSIILLIFCVGALVLYQVKSGEDDELLYPAEDPLLRQGVTPSMRLVKKYFWVVSLLMLVQVGLGIVTAHYGVEGDGLYGIPIDQFLPYAVTRTWHTQLAIFWIATAWLATGLYIAPAVSGKDPKFQVFGVNFLFIALLIIVAGSMIGQWFGVMQKLNLVENFWFGHQGYEYVDLGRFWQIFLFVGLFVWLALMIRPLLPVLRRGGEEKNLIIMFLISCSAIALFYGAGLMWGRQTNLAIAEYWRWWVVHLWVEGFFEVFATVVMAFLFVRLGLLKPKSATSSVLFSTIIFLSGGILGTFHHLYFSGTPTAVMALGATFSALEVVPLTIIGFEAYHNYKISKATKWLQDYKWPIYFLISVAFWNFLGAGVFGFIINPPIALYYVQGLNTTPLHGHTALFGVYGMLGIGLMLFVLRSLYRNVKWNDKLIKVGFWGLNIGLLGMALLSLLPVGVWQAIESIGKGMWYARSAELMQQPGMVFLKWMRTPGDVVFAIGVFAIAWFVFDLTLKNKK; encoded by the coding sequence ATGACAAGAGAGAAAAAATTATGGTGGTCCTTTATCCTCGTGGTGCTGATATCCTTCGGGGTATTGCTGTACTACGGGTATGAGATCTACCAAGTAGCACCACCCGTTCCCGAAGCGGTCGTCGATGAAAATGGCGAACAACTGTTTACCGGTGATGACATTCGGGATGGGCAGAATATCTGGCAAAGTATCGGTGGTCAGGAAGTGGGTTCCATCTGGGGGCACGGCGCATACGTCGCACCGGATTGGACAGCTGATTACCTGCATCGCGAGGCTTTGCATATCCTCGGAATCTATGCACAACGGGAATATGCAAAACCCTACGATGCCCTCCAAGAGGAACAGCAGGCCTTACTTTCGACCCGCTTGAAAAAGAATATCCGAAAGAACACCTACGATCCGGCGACAAAAACCCTAACCATCGATGCCGATAGGATCGCAGCATACCGCGAACTGTCCGCTTATTATGCAGGTCTGTTCACGGATGACCCCAAATTTGATCAATTGCGGAAAGATTATGCCATTCCGGTAAATTCCATTCAGGATGCTACCCGCATGCAGCAGATGAACGCATTTTTCTTTTGGGCAACCTTGGCAACGGTTACCAACCGTCCGGATGCCGAAGTATCCTATACCCACAACTGGCCGAACGAGAAGCTCGTGGGCAATGAAATGACCATGGACCTGCTGGCCTGGTCGGGGGTAAGTATTATCCTCTTGATCTTTTGTGTAGGTGCGCTCGTGCTCTACCAAGTGAAATCCGGGGAGGATGATGAATTGCTGTATCCCGCGGAAGACCCGTTACTGCGACAAGGCGTAACACCATCCATGCGGTTGGTGAAAAAATACTTCTGGGTGGTGAGCCTCTTGATGTTGGTGCAAGTGGGGTTGGGGATTGTTACGGCGCACTATGGTGTGGAAGGCGACGGGCTGTACGGTATTCCGATCGACCAGTTTCTTCCTTATGCTGTAACGCGGACCTGGCATACACAGCTGGCTATCTTCTGGATCGCCACAGCCTGGCTGGCAACAGGCCTCTATATCGCACCGGCGGTATCCGGAAAGGATCCGAAATTCCAGGTGTTCGGCGTAAACTTCCTGTTCATAGCGCTATTGATTATCGTTGCGGGGTCCATGATCGGACAATGGTTCGGGGTCATGCAAAAATTGAACCTTGTGGAGAACTTCTGGTTCGGGCACCAAGGATATGAGTATGTCGATCTGGGCAGATTCTGGCAGATCTTCCTGTTTGTCGGCCTCTTTGTATGGCTTGCCTTGATGATCAGACCATTGCTGCCGGTATTGAGGCGCGGAGGTGAAGAGAAGAACCTGATCATTATGTTCCTGATTTCCTGTTCAGCCATTGCGCTGTTCTATGGTGCAGGGCTAATGTGGGGAAGACAGACCAACTTGGCCATTGCCGAATATTGGCGCTGGTGGGTGGTACACCTGTGGGTAGAGGGCTTCTTTGAAGTGTTTGCTACCGTGGTGATGGCTTTCCTTTTCGTTCGCCTCGGATTGCTGAAACCGAAAAGCGCAACCTCAAGTGTACTGTTCTCCACCATTATCTTCCTATCCGGGGGGATCTTGGGGACTTTCCACCACCTGTACTTCTCGGGAACACCAACAGCTGTTATGGCATTGGGAGCTACCTTCAGTGCGTTGGAAGTTGTGCCATTGACCATTATCGGTTTTGAGGCCTACCATAATTACAAGATCTCCAAAGCGACCAAGTGGCTACAGGATTACAAATGGCCGATTTACTTCCTGATTTCCGTGGCCTTCTGGAATTTCTTGGGAGCAGGGGTCTTTGGATTCATCATCAATCCGCCAATCGCACTCTATTACGTACAAGGTCTCAATACCACACCGCTTCACGGACATACCGCTTTATTCGGAGTGTACGGGATGTTAGGAATAGGCTTGATGCTGTTCGTGCTCAGAAGCTTGTATCGCAATGTGAAGTGGAATGACAAACTGATCAAGGTCGGCTTTTGGGGATTGAATATCGGTCTCTTGGGTATGGCGCTCCTTAGCCTTTTGCCGGTGGGTGTTTGGCAGGCCATTGAAAGTATTGGCAAGGGCATGTGGTATGCCCGGTCTGCCGAGCTGATGCAGCAACCGGGAATGGTCTTCCTGAAATGGATGCGTACACCGGGGGATGTGGTGTTCGCCATCGGTGTCTTCGCCATCGCTTGGTTCGTATTTGATTTAACCCTTAAAAACAAAAAATAA
- the ric gene encoding iron-sulfur cluster repair di-iron protein, with protein MENLMNEKIGDIVAKNFKTAAVFTKYGLDFCCGGQISLEKAAEKKGIDAEALLAEVNAVLQEGGQEQIDFNAWPTDLLASYIVKTHHRYVREKTPVLLTYLNKIAKVHGERHPELLEINKLFEECAVELGHHLEKEEKVLFPYIEKLEESKTDRNAYQQPGFGSVKNPIWMMIHEHEAEGNRFEKIAELSNNYTAPDDACSTYRVAFDMLREFEQDLHKHIHLENNILFPKSIKLEETLL; from the coding sequence ATGGAAAATTTAATGAATGAAAAAATAGGCGATATCGTAGCTAAGAATTTCAAGACTGCTGCGGTATTCACAAAATATGGATTGGACTTCTGTTGCGGTGGACAGATTAGCTTGGAGAAGGCTGCCGAGAAAAAGGGCATCGATGCCGAAGCACTGTTGGCGGAGGTGAATGCTGTCCTGCAGGAAGGCGGTCAGGAACAGATCGACTTTAATGCTTGGCCTACGGATCTCCTCGCATCTTATATCGTGAAAACTCACCACCGGTATGTACGTGAGAAAACTCCTGTATTGCTGACCTACCTCAACAAGATTGCGAAGGTCCATGGTGAGCGGCATCCGGAATTACTTGAGATCAATAAACTGTTTGAGGAATGCGCGGTGGAGCTTGGCCATCACCTGGAAAAGGAGGAAAAGGTGCTGTTCCCGTATATTGAAAAATTGGAAGAGTCCAAAACAGATCGCAATGCCTACCAGCAGCCTGGTTTCGGATCGGTGAAGAATCCCATCTGGATGATGATCCACGAGCACGAAGCTGAGGGTAACCGCTTTGAAAAGATTGCTGAATTATCGAACAACTATACTGCGCCGGATGATGCTTGCAGCACCTACCGGGTAGCTTTCGATATGTTGCGCGAATTTGAACAAGATCTTCATAAACATATCCATTTGGAGAATAATATCCTATTCCCCAAATCCATAAAATTGGAAGAGACCCTGCTTTAG
- the nirK gene encoding copper-containing nitrite reductase translates to MKRKFKIFSMLMGFGLAFMSCSQPAENKATDTSKIPVKGEFVAELTSPPHVPKPIGKRDAAKLKVSLEILELEGEMVDGVSYTYWTFGGTVPGQFIRTRVGDEVEFLLKNHPDNKLPHNIDLHAVTGPGGGAESSLVAPGHEVSFSFKCLNPGLYVYHCATAPVGMHIANGMYGLILVEPEGGLPPVEREYYVMQGDFYTEGGYGDKGLQPFDMNKAIKEEADYVVFNGNVNALVNENALQAKVGETIRLFVGNGGPNLVSSFHVIGEIFDKVHVEGGDLINKNIQTTMIPAGGSAIVEFKVDVPGTLVLVDHSIFRAFNKGALGMMKVEGEENHQIYSGKIMEGIYLPEGGTIQKMPKKKKVEVIENKTTDQSIKDGKAIFARTCLACHQSEGQGIKAVFPPLAKSDYLNKHKDKSIDAVLFGLKGEITVNGEKYNSVMPSQALSDQEVADVLNYVYSNWGNNKTVVTPADIKKRREK, encoded by the coding sequence ATGAAAAGGAAATTCAAAATTTTCAGTATGCTGATGGGGTTTGGCCTTGCATTTATGAGCTGCAGCCAACCTGCCGAAAATAAGGCAACCGATACCAGCAAGATACCGGTAAAGGGGGAGTTCGTAGCCGAACTGACATCCCCGCCGCATGTTCCAAAACCTATTGGCAAACGGGATGCCGCCAAGCTTAAGGTAAGCTTGGAGATCCTCGAACTTGAGGGCGAAATGGTGGATGGCGTAAGCTATACCTATTGGACCTTTGGTGGAACCGTGCCGGGACAGTTTATCCGTACCCGCGTTGGGGATGAGGTGGAGTTTCTGTTGAAGAACCACCCGGACAACAAACTGCCGCACAACATTGACCTGCATGCCGTAACCGGTCCTGGCGGTGGTGCGGAGTCTTCCCTGGTGGCGCCTGGACATGAGGTGTCGTTCTCATTCAAGTGTCTCAACCCCGGACTGTATGTGTACCACTGTGCCACAGCTCCCGTGGGTATGCACATCGCAAATGGAATGTACGGCCTAATCCTGGTCGAGCCAGAAGGTGGATTGCCACCCGTGGAGCGCGAATATTACGTGATGCAGGGGGACTTCTATACCGAAGGTGGCTATGGCGACAAAGGATTGCAACCATTCGATATGAACAAAGCGATCAAAGAAGAAGCTGATTATGTGGTGTTCAATGGCAATGTGAATGCATTGGTCAATGAAAATGCCCTTCAGGCAAAAGTGGGTGAAACCATTCGCCTCTTTGTCGGTAATGGTGGCCCCAACTTGGTGTCTTCCTTCCACGTGATCGGAGAGATCTTTGACAAGGTGCATGTTGAAGGGGGAGACCTGATCAATAAGAATATCCAGACCACGATGATCCCAGCCGGAGGTTCTGCCATCGTGGAGTTTAAGGTGGATGTACCGGGAACATTGGTGCTCGTCGATCACTCCATTTTCCGCGCCTTCAATAAGGGAGCGCTCGGGATGATGAAGGTAGAAGGTGAGGAAAACCACCAGATCTATTCCGGAAAGATCATGGAAGGAATCTATCTACCTGAGGGTGGTACCATCCAGAAAATGCCGAAGAAGAAAAAGGTAGAGGTCATTGAGAACAAGACAACCGATCAATCCATCAAGGATGGAAAGGCCATCTTCGCCAGGACCTGTTTGGCCTGTCACCAAAGTGAAGGGCAGGGGATCAAGGCGGTATTCCCGCCATTGGCAAAATCCGATTACCTCAATAAGCACAAGGATAAATCCATTGATGCGGTTCTGTTCGGCCTGAAGGGAGAAATAACCGTGAATGGCGAGAAATATAATTCTGTCATGCCTAGTCAGGCGCTATCGGATCAAGAAGTGGCCGATGTGCTGAACTATGTGTACAGCAACTGGGGGAACAACAAAACCGTTGTGACGCCAGCGGACATAAAGAAACGTCGAGAAAAATAA
- a CDS encoding formylglycine-generating enzyme family protein, with the protein MFKCFTFLIVLFGILSLPPALSQEMVLVKKGSFVPLYGSADKQPVQVKSFYLDVYPVTNAQYLEFLKQNKAFTKSQIKTIFANKSYLAYWKSDLDYGDAKPNAPVTNVSWYAAKKYCERMGKRLATVDEWEYAAMSDAKTLDARAKKSYNQYILNWYESPRTYNNVVGSTFKNYWGVYDMHGLVWEWTADFNSTFLTGESRKDRGDDGNLFCGGASVNASDLMNYAAFMRYAFRGSMKAAYGGRNLGFRCARDYK; encoded by the coding sequence ATGTTTAAATGCTTCACCTTCCTGATTGTTTTGTTTGGGATACTTTCCCTTCCGCCAGCACTTTCGCAAGAAATGGTGCTGGTGAAAAAAGGGAGCTTTGTGCCGCTCTATGGGTCGGCAGATAAGCAGCCAGTACAGGTCAAGTCCTTTTACCTGGATGTTTATCCCGTTACCAATGCCCAGTACTTGGAGTTTCTCAAACAGAATAAGGCCTTCACAAAATCGCAGATCAAGACCATATTTGCCAACAAGAGCTATTTGGCCTATTGGAAGTCCGACCTGGATTACGGGGATGCGAAACCAAATGCGCCGGTGACGAACGTATCCTGGTATGCAGCGAAGAAATACTGTGAGCGTATGGGGAAACGTTTGGCCACGGTGGATGAATGGGAGTATGCCGCCATGTCGGATGCAAAGACCTTGGACGCACGCGCAAAGAAATCATACAACCAATATATCCTGAATTGGTACGAGAGCCCACGAACATATAACAACGTGGTTGGCAGTACTTTCAAGAACTATTGGGGGGTCTATGATATGCATGGCTTGGTTTGGGAGTGGACAGCAGATTTTAACAGCACCTTTCTGACCGGCGAATCGCGGAAGGATCGGGGTGATGATGGCAATTTATTTTGCGGCGGTGCCTCGGTCAACGCCAGCGACCTGATGAACTATGCCGCCTTTATGCGCTATGCCTTTCGGGGCAGCATGAAGGCAGCCTATGGCGGCAGGAACCTGGGCTTCCGATGCGCCAGGGATTATAAGTAA